The proteins below are encoded in one region of Prevotella melaninogenica ATCC 25845:
- a CDS encoding NADP-specific glutamate dehydrogenase: MKATEVVERLKQRFPNEPEYIQAVSQVLDTIEDEYNKHPGFEQANLIERLCIPDRIIKFRVNWVDDKGNVQTNMGFRVQHNNTIGPYKGGLRFHASVNESILKFLAFEQTFKNSLTTLPMGGAKGGSDFSPRGKSNAEVMRFCQAFMRELWNYIGPDCDVPAGDIGVGGREVGYMFGQYKKLTNQFVGILTGKGQEFGGSLIRPEATGYGNVYFLQNMLKTRNIDLKGKTVLVSGSGNVAQYTIEKLLELGAKPLTCSDSDGYIYDPDGIDEEKLAYIMELKNIERGRIREYAEKYNVKYVPGGRPWSEKADIATPCATQNEINGEAAAELVKNGVIAVTEGANMPSTPEAVKIFQDAKVLYCPGKASNAGGVAVSGLEMSQNSGRLKWSREEVAQKLHQIMDDIHANCVKYGTETDGYINYVKGANVAGFIKVAKAMMAQGVI; this comes from the coding sequence ATGAAAGCAACAGAAGTCGTAGAGAGATTAAAACAGCGTTTTCCAAATGAGCCAGAGTATATTCAGGCCGTTTCACAGGTATTAGATACGATCGAAGATGAATATAATAAACATCCAGGTTTTGAACAAGCCAATCTTATTGAGCGACTCTGTATACCAGACAGAATCATTAAGTTCCGTGTAAACTGGGTTGATGACAAGGGAAATGTACAAACCAATATGGGCTTCCGTGTACAACATAACAACACGATTGGTCCTTACAAAGGTGGACTCCGTTTCCATGCATCAGTTAATGAGTCTATCTTAAAATTCCTCGCATTTGAGCAGACATTCAAGAACTCACTAACAACACTCCCTATGGGTGGCGCTAAGGGTGGTTCAGACTTTTCTCCTCGAGGTAAATCAAATGCAGAGGTAATGCGTTTTTGTCAAGCTTTCATGAGAGAATTGTGGAATTACATTGGTCCAGACTGTGACGTTCCAGCTGGTGACATCGGTGTTGGTGGACGCGAAGTTGGTTATATGTTTGGACAATATAAGAAACTGACGAACCAGTTTGTTGGTATCCTTACAGGTAAAGGTCAGGAGTTCGGTGGTTCACTTATCCGTCCTGAAGCAACAGGATATGGTAATGTATACTTCTTGCAGAACATGCTTAAGACTCGTAATATTGACCTCAAAGGTAAGACCGTCCTCGTCTCTGGTTCGGGTAATGTAGCACAGTACACAATAGAAAAGTTGCTTGAATTAGGTGCAAAGCCGCTTACCTGTTCCGATTCAGATGGCTACATCTACGACCCAGATGGCATAGATGAGGAGAAATTGGCTTATATAATGGAACTTAAGAACATTGAGCGTGGACGTATTCGCGAGTATGCAGAGAAGTATAATGTCAAGTATGTTCCAGGAGGAAGACCTTGGTCTGAGAAGGCTGACATCGCAACTCCATGCGCAACACAGAATGAAATCAACGGAGAAGCAGCTGCTGAACTCGTAAAGAATGGTGTTATCGCTGTGACAGAAGGTGCAAACATGCCTTCTACACCAGAGGCAGTAAAGATTTTCCAAGACGCAAAGGTACTCTATTGTCCAGGTAAGGCAAGTAATGCTGGTGGTGTAGCAGTGTCAGGACTTGAGATGAGTCAGAACTCTGGACGTCTGAAGTGGAGCCGTGAAGAGGTTGCCCAGAAACTCCATCAGATTATGGATGATATCCACGCAAACTGTGTGAAGTATGGTACTGAAACAGATGGATACATCAACTATGTAAAGGGTGCTAATGTAGCAGGCTTCATTAAGGTTGCTAAAGCAATGATGGCGCAAGGCGTTATTTAG
- a CDS encoding DEAD/DEAH box helicase produces MYFEDLDLNDNVLDALYDMRFDECTPVQEKCIPEILKGHDVLGVAQTGTGKTAAYLLPVLSKLADGGYPESAINCVIMSPTRELAQQIDQGMQGFAYYLDGVSCVAVYGGNDGNRYDQELKSLALGADVVIATPGRFISHISLGNVDLSKVSFFILDEADRMLDMGFADDIMTIAKKLPATCQTIMFSATMPAKIEELAKTLLKNPVEIKLAVSKPAEKIQQTAYVCYETQKMGIIKDIFKAGDLKRVIIFSGSKQKVKQIAGSLNRMHINCGEMHSDLDQEQRNDVMFKFKSGQIDVLVATDIVSRGIDIDDIAMVINYDVPHDAEDYVHRIGRTARADRDGKAITFVNEDDIYFFQQIESFLEKEVEKAQLPAELGEGPEYKSNGKPKKAGNSAKSRRRKDRDHQSHKDKKQGNNKQRNRRPAPQTQNNTDENNANQQERKAGNKQNHRPQKQQDNNPAATEGKPVNKKNNRQNKGKQQERQPKADNEKRNDRKPANNKGNAESTTNQQNKKPNNKRKKRNNRQRTPEDKSVRRSTKYDIREELPSTSNNESGLKALIKKPLKWLRGLGKK; encoded by the coding sequence ATGTATTTTGAAGATTTAGATTTAAACGATAACGTACTTGACGCACTATATGACATGCGTTTTGATGAATGTACTCCAGTTCAGGAGAAGTGCATTCCCGAAATATTAAAAGGACACGACGTATTGGGCGTTGCCCAGACTGGAACAGGTAAAACAGCGGCTTACCTCCTTCCAGTTCTCTCTAAACTGGCTGATGGTGGCTACCCTGAGTCAGCAATTAATTGTGTCATCATGTCGCCTACTCGCGAGTTAGCACAGCAGATTGACCAAGGTATGCAGGGCTTTGCCTACTATCTTGATGGTGTATCTTGTGTTGCTGTCTATGGTGGTAATGATGGTAATAGATACGATCAGGAGTTGAAGAGTCTCGCATTAGGAGCAGATGTAGTGATTGCTACTCCAGGGCGCTTTATATCACATATTTCACTCGGAAACGTAGACTTGTCGAAGGTAAGCTTCTTTATCCTCGACGAGGCTGACCGTATGCTCGACATGGGTTTTGCTGATGACATTATGACTATTGCAAAGAAATTGCCTGCAACATGTCAGACAATTATGTTCTCTGCTACGATGCCTGCAAAGATTGAAGAACTTGCTAAGACACTGCTAAAGAATCCTGTTGAGATTAAACTCGCTGTAAGTAAGCCTGCAGAAAAGATTCAGCAGACAGCATACGTATGCTATGAGACGCAGAAAATGGGTATCATTAAGGATATCTTCAAGGCTGGAGATCTCAAGCGTGTCATTATCTTCTCAGGTTCAAAACAGAAGGTAAAGCAGATTGCAGGATCGCTTAATCGCATGCACATCAACTGTGGTGAGATGCATTCCGACCTCGATCAAGAACAGCGTAATGACGTTATGTTTAAGTTCAAGAGCGGACAAATTGATGTGTTGGTGGCTACTGACATCGTTTCACGTGGTATTGATATCGACGACATAGCAATGGTCATCAACTATGATGTACCTCATGACGCAGAGGATTACGTACACCGCATCGGTCGTACAGCACGTGCTGACCGTGACGGAAAGGCGATTACCTTCGTGAATGAAGACGATATCTACTTCTTCCAGCAGATTGAATCGTTCTTAGAGAAGGAGGTTGAGAAGGCGCAACTACCAGCAGAACTTGGCGAAGGTCCTGAATACAAGAGCAATGGAAAGCCTAAGAAGGCTGGCAATAGTGCAAAGAGTCGTCGTCGTAAGGACCGTGACCATCAGAGCCACAAGGACAAGAAACAGGGAAACAACAAGCAGCGCAACAGACGTCCTGCACCGCAGACTCAGAACAACACTGACGAGAACAACGCGAACCAACAGGAGCGTAAGGCTGGAAATAAACAGAACCATAGACCTCAAAAGCAGCAAGATAACAATCCTGCAGCAACTGAAGGTAAACCAGTAAACAAGAAGAATAATCGTCAGAATAAGGGTAAGCAGCAGGAACGTCAGCCAAAAGCAGACAACGAGAAGCGCAATGACAGGAAACCTGCTAATAATAAAGGTAATGCTGAAAGCACTACCAATCAGCAGAACAAGAAGCCTAACAATAAGCGCAAGAAGCGTAACAACCGCCAGCGTACACCAGAAGACAAGTCTGTAAGAAGGAGTACGAAATATGATATTCGTGAGGAGTTGCCATCAACATCCAACAACGAATCAGGCTTGAAGGCTCTTATTAAAAAACCTCTGAAGTGGCTTCGTGGACTCGGTAAGAAGTAA
- a CDS encoding NCS2 family permease → MTFLEKALGFDPKSMKLRTEIIAGATTFLTMSYILAVNPSILTSTGMDKGALFTGTALAAAIATLLLAFMAKLPFAQAPSMGLNAFFAYTLCVSLKFTWQQSLAIMLIEGILFIAITFFNVREMILNAIPTNLRYAISAGIGMFIAFIGLKNANIIVNNDATLVGLGAFTPTCILGIIAILLSGALMARNVKGSLFWGIIITTIIGIPMGVTVFPNGWLPVSAPQDITPIFCKFDFSGLLNLKTVLVIFSLLLINIFDTIGTLMGLADKTGIVEPNGNIPHVKEAMMSDAIGTTCGAMLGSSTLTTYVESASGIAEGGRSGVTAFTVGIFFIVSLFLSPIFLLIPSAATSGALVMVGVLMIDSVKKINLQDITESFPAFITMITMVLCYSIADGICLGIIAYVFMKTFTRQWKDLNWTLVVLAVLFILNFVRS, encoded by the coding sequence ATGACTTTCTTAGAAAAAGCCCTCGGATTTGATCCCAAATCTATGAAGCTCCGCACTGAGATTATTGCAGGAGCAACAACATTCTTAACTATGAGCTATATCTTAGCTGTCAATCCAAGTATTCTTACAAGTACTGGTATGGACAAGGGAGCGCTCTTCACTGGTACAGCACTGGCAGCAGCTATAGCTACATTGTTGTTAGCATTTATGGCAAAGCTTCCTTTTGCACAAGCTCCATCTATGGGTCTTAACGCCTTCTTTGCCTATACACTCTGCGTATCTTTAAAGTTTACATGGCAGCAGTCGCTTGCTATCATGCTCATTGAGGGTATTCTCTTCATCGCAATTACCTTTTTCAACGTGCGAGAGATGATTCTCAATGCTATCCCGACAAATTTACGCTATGCCATATCAGCTGGTATTGGTATGTTCATTGCTTTTATCGGTCTGAAGAATGCAAACATTATAGTTAATAACGATGCAACTCTCGTTGGCTTAGGAGCCTTCACACCTACCTGTATTCTTGGTATCATTGCTATCTTACTCAGTGGTGCGCTCATGGCAAGAAACGTCAAAGGCTCTTTGTTCTGGGGTATCATCATCACAACAATTATAGGTATACCAATGGGCGTAACAGTCTTTCCTAATGGATGGCTACCAGTTTCTGCACCACAGGACATAACTCCTATCTTCTGTAAGTTTGACTTTTCAGGTCTTCTGAATCTTAAGACTGTATTGGTAATATTCTCTCTACTCTTAATAAACATCTTTGACACTATCGGCACCCTGATGGGCTTAGCTGATAAAACAGGTATAGTTGAACCAAATGGCAACATCCCACATGTAAAGGAAGCAATGATGAGTGATGCCATTGGTACAACTTGCGGGGCTATGTTGGGTAGTTCAACGCTGACTACATACGTTGAGAGCGCAAGCGGTATTGCAGAAGGTGGTCGATCTGGTGTAACAGCATTTACAGTAGGTATTTTCTTCATCGTATCACTCTTCCTCTCCCCTATCTTCTTACTCATCCCAAGTGCAGCAACAAGTGGAGCTTTGGTTATGGTAGGTGTACTGATGATTGACTCTGTAAAGAAAATCAATCTTCAGGATATTACAGAATCATTCCCAGCCTTCATCACAATGATTACAATGGTGCTTTGCTATTCTATCGCTGATGGTATTTGCTTAGGAATCATTGCATATGTATTTATGAAGACTTTTACACGTCAGTGGAAGGATCTGAACTGGACACTCGTTGTATTAGCAGTTCTCTTTATCCTGAACTTTGTGAGAAGCTAA
- a CDS encoding bifunctional metallophosphatase/5'-nucleotidase, producing MKLSTILLSIMLGLSSSTMAQQKDVTIKLIETTDVHGSFFPYDFITRKPKSGSMARVYTLVEELRKKDGKDNVYLLDNGDILQGQPISYYYNYVAPEKTNIAASVLNYMGYDVATVGNHDIETGHKVYDKWFKELKFPILGANIIDTKTNKPYILPYYTIKKKNGIKVCVIGMLTPAIPNWLKESIWSGLRFEEMVSCAKRTMAEVKTKEKPDVIVGLFHSGWDGGIKTPEYDEDASKKVAKEVPGFDIVFFGHDHTPHSSIEKNIVGKDVICLDPANNAQRVAIATLTLSPKTVKGKRQYTITKATGELVDVKELKADDAFIQHFQPEIDAVKAWSDQVIGRFENTIYSKDSYFGNSAFNDLILNLELEITKADIAFNAPLLFNASIKAGPITVADMFNLYKYENNLCTMRLTGKEIRKHLEMSYDLWCNTMKSPDDHLLLLSNTQNDAQRLGFKNFSFNFDSAAGIDYEVDVTKPDGQKVHILRMSNGEPFDENKWYTVAVNSYRANGGGELLTKGAGIPRDSLKSRIIWESPKDQRHYLMEEIKKAGVMNPQPNHNWKFIPETWTIPAAARDRKLLFGE from the coding sequence ATGAAACTTTCAACAATATTACTTTCCATCATGTTAGGACTCAGTTCTTCAACTATGGCACAACAGAAAGATGTTACTATCAAACTTATCGAAACAACTGATGTGCATGGTTCTTTCTTCCCATACGACTTCATCACCAGAAAACCTAAAAGTGGTTCTATGGCAAGAGTCTATACATTGGTAGAAGAGCTGCGTAAGAAGGATGGGAAAGACAATGTCTATTTATTGGATAATGGTGATATCCTACAAGGTCAGCCTATCTCCTACTACTATAATTACGTCGCACCAGAGAAGACTAACATCGCTGCAAGCGTGCTTAACTATATGGGATATGACGTAGCAACGGTTGGAAACCACGATATTGAAACAGGACATAAGGTTTATGACAAATGGTTTAAGGAGCTGAAGTTCCCTATCCTTGGTGCAAATATTATTGACACAAAGACTAATAAGCCTTATATCTTACCTTATTATACTATCAAGAAAAAGAATGGTATTAAGGTTTGTGTTATCGGTATGCTCACCCCTGCTATACCTAACTGGTTGAAAGAGAGTATTTGGAGTGGTCTACGTTTTGAAGAAATGGTCTCTTGTGCCAAGCGAACAATGGCAGAAGTGAAGACGAAAGAGAAGCCAGACGTTATTGTTGGTTTGTTCCATTCTGGCTGGGATGGTGGTATTAAGACACCAGAATACGACGAAGACGCTTCGAAGAAAGTAGCAAAGGAAGTGCCTGGTTTTGATATTGTGTTCTTCGGTCATGACCATACTCCACATAGCTCTATTGAAAAGAACATTGTTGGTAAAGACGTAATCTGTCTTGACCCTGCTAACAATGCACAACGTGTAGCCATAGCAACATTAACCCTTAGTCCTAAGACTGTCAAAGGTAAACGTCAATATACCATAACAAAAGCTACGGGTGAATTGGTTGATGTAAAGGAACTCAAAGCTGACGATGCTTTCATTCAACACTTCCAACCAGAGATTGATGCGGTAAAAGCATGGAGCGATCAGGTAATTGGAAGATTTGAAAATACTATCTATTCAAAAGATAGTTACTTTGGCAACTCTGCTTTCAACGACCTTATCCTCAACTTGGAGTTGGAGATTACTAAGGCAGATATTGCTTTCAATGCACCTTTATTATTCAACGCATCTATCAAGGCTGGTCCTATCACAGTTGCTGATATGTTCAATCTTTATAAGTATGAGAACAACCTCTGCACCATGCGTTTGACAGGTAAAGAGATTCGTAAGCATCTTGAAATGAGTTATGATCTGTGGTGTAACACCATGAAGAGTCCTGACGACCATCTGCTTTTGCTCTCTAACACACAGAATGATGCACAACGTCTTGGTTTCAAGAACTTCTCATTCAACTTTGATTCAGCTGCTGGTATCGATTATGAAGTAGACGTTACGAAACCTGACGGACAGAAGGTACATATCCTTCGCATGAGTAATGGAGAACCATTTGATGAAAATAAGTGGTACACAGTAGCAGTGAATAGCTATCGTGCTAATGGTGGTGGTGAGTTATTAACCAAGGGTGCTGGTATTCCACGTGACTCTTTGAAGAGTCGAATCATTTGGGAAAGTCCAAAAGACCAACGCCATTATTTGATGGAAGAGATAAAGAAGGCAGGTGTGATGAATCCACAGCCAAACCATAACTGGAAGTTTATTCCAGAGACATGGACCATTCCTGCTGCAGCACGTGACCGTAAACTTCTTTTTGGAGAATAA
- a CDS encoding BlaI/MecI/CopY family transcriptional regulator, translating to MKKLSIQEEAIMQKVWKLKKCTVTEILKELPEPKPPYTTVASVMRNLKQKGYISQEKQGIAYSYLPAIEEEEYKHRFMRGFVHDYFKDSFKEMVCFFAKEEDLSFKDLVDIIREIEKGKE from the coding sequence ATGAAGAAATTATCTATTCAAGAAGAAGCAATTATGCAAAAAGTGTGGAAGCTAAAAAAATGTACGGTAACAGAGATTCTAAAGGAACTCCCTGAACCTAAACCTCCCTACACCACAGTAGCTTCTGTTATGAGGAATCTTAAACAAAAAGGGTACATATCCCAAGAAAAGCAGGGCATTGCATACAGTTATTTACCAGCCATAGAGGAAGAGGAGTATAAGCATCGTTTTATGAGAGGATTTGTACATGACTACTTCAAAGATTCATTTAAAGAGATGGTATGTTTCTTTGCCAAGGAGGAGGATCTATCGTTTAAAGATTTGGTAGACATTATTCGTGAAATAGAGAAAGGAAAAGAGTAA
- the tgt gene encoding tRNA guanosine(34) transglycosylase Tgt, translating into MTFELQHTDNASDARTGIITTDHGQIKTPIFMPVGTVGSVKGVHFEELRKQVKAQIILGNTYHLYLRPGLDIIKAAGGLHGFNGWDRPILTDSGGFQVFSLTGIRKLSEEGCEFRSHIDGSKHIFTPENVMDTERIIGADIMMAFDECPPGQSDYQYAKKSLEMTQRWLDRCIKRFNETEPLYGHKQSLFPIVQGCTYKDLRREAAKFVADKGADGNAIGGLAVGEPTEVMYEMIEVVNEILPKDKPRYLMGVGTPQNILEAIERGVDMFDCVMPTRNGRNAMLFTYNGTMNMKNKKWENDFSPIDSDGCDIDVITSKAYLHHLFKAGELLAMQIASIHNLAFYLRLVTDARTHIEQGDFVQWKASVIEQLGRRI; encoded by the coding sequence ATGACATTTGAACTTCAGCATACAGATAATGCCAGTGATGCCCGCACAGGTATCATCACAACCGACCACGGACAGATAAAAACTCCTATCTTTATGCCTGTTGGTACCGTCGGTTCTGTTAAGGGTGTACACTTTGAGGAGTTACGTAAACAGGTCAAGGCTCAGATTATCTTGGGTAATACCTATCACCTTTACCTGCGTCCGGGACTCGATATCATCAAGGCTGCAGGTGGTCTGCATGGTTTCAATGGTTGGGATCGTCCAATCCTGACAGACTCCGGTGGCTTCCAAGTTTTCTCATTGACAGGTATTCGTAAACTGTCAGAAGAGGGCTGTGAGTTCAGAAGTCACATCGATGGTTCTAAGCATATCTTCACACCAGAGAATGTGATGGACACGGAGAGAATCATTGGTGCCGATATCATGATGGCTTTCGACGAGTGCCCTCCAGGACAGAGCGATTACCAATATGCCAAAAAGAGTTTGGAAATGACACAGCGTTGGCTGGATCGTTGTATCAAACGATTCAACGAGACGGAGCCGCTCTATGGTCATAAACAAAGTCTCTTCCCTATCGTTCAAGGCTGTACTTACAAAGACTTACGCCGTGAAGCAGCAAAGTTTGTGGCTGATAAGGGTGCAGATGGCAATGCTATCGGTGGCTTGGCAGTTGGTGAACCAACAGAGGTGATGTATGAAATGATTGAGGTAGTCAATGAGATTCTTCCAAAAGACAAACCTCGTTACCTGATGGGAGTTGGTACACCACAGAACATTCTTGAAGCTATTGAGCGCGGCGTAGATATGTTCGACTGCGTTATGCCTACCCGCAACGGTCGTAATGCAATGCTCTTCACCTACAATGGTACGATGAATATGAAGAATAAGAAGTGGGAAAATGATTTCTCACCGATTGATTCAGATGGCTGTGACATTGATGTTATCACAAGTAAAGCCTATCTCCATCATCTCTTCAAAGCGGGAGAATTGCTTGCAATGCAGATTGCCAGCATCCACAACCTTGCGTTCTATCTCCGTCTCGTAACGGATGCACGTACACATATTGAGCAGGGTGACTTCGTGCAGTGGAAAGCTTCTGTCATTGAACAGTTAGGAAGAAGAATTTAA
- a CDS encoding LptF/LptG family permease, whose protein sequence is MSKVKEIVDKVKKLINHFGQRVLARFPVLKKVGHLLQMLSPSHFIGILDWYIIKKFIGTYIYAILLIISIAIVFDFNENLSKFTQYHAPWRAIIFDYYANFVPYYSNLFSPLFVFIAVIFFTSKLAGNSEIISMMAAGMSIRRLMRPYMISCILIAGLTFYLNSFVIPHGTVIRQNFESLYRNSKKNTSAENVQLFVAKNTTAYIQHYDDQYKRGYGFSLVKTKNKKIVSHMTAMEIQYDTVADTKYHWKVSNWKIRTLKGLKEHIQSGASKDTVLLMEPTDLVYSKGQQETFTSPELLNYISKQTSRGSGNVVQYEVEFHKRIAMSFSSFILTIIGLSLSSRKRKGGMGLYLGIGLALSFGYIMLQTVSATFAIKDDTPPILAAWIPNIIFAIIAYFCYRHAPS, encoded by the coding sequence ATGAGTAAGGTTAAAGAGATTGTTGATAAAGTTAAGAAACTGATTAACCATTTCGGGCAACGTGTTTTAGCACGCTTTCCTGTCTTGAAGAAGGTAGGACATCTACTTCAGATGCTCTCCCCTTCTCATTTTATCGGTATTCTGGACTGGTATATCATTAAGAAATTCATAGGTACATACATCTATGCTATCTTATTGATTATCTCCATTGCTATTGTGTTCGACTTCAACGAGAACCTCTCTAAGTTCACGCAATATCATGCCCCATGGCGAGCAATCATCTTTGATTACTACGCCAACTTCGTCCCTTACTATTCTAATCTCTTCTCACCACTATTCGTATTCATTGCAGTAATCTTCTTTACTTCCAAACTGGCGGGTAATTCTGAGATTATATCAATGATGGCAGCAGGCATGTCTATCAGACGACTGATGCGCCCTTACATGATTTCGTGTATTCTTATTGCAGGCTTAACATTCTATCTTAACAGTTTTGTGATACCTCATGGGACTGTTATTCGCCAAAACTTTGAGTCTCTCTATCGTAATTCTAAAAAGAACACATCGGCAGAGAACGTACAACTGTTTGTTGCAAAGAATACTACCGCTTATATTCAGCATTACGACGACCAGTATAAACGGGGCTATGGATTCTCACTTGTAAAGACTAAAAACAAGAAGATTGTTAGCCACATGACTGCAATGGAGATTCAGTATGATACCGTTGCTGACACAAAGTATCATTGGAAGGTAAGTAATTGGAAGATACGTACACTCAAAGGATTAAAGGAGCATATCCAAAGCGGAGCCTCAAAGGACACCGTTCTACTCATGGAACCAACTGATCTTGTCTACTCTAAAGGTCAACAAGAAACCTTTACCTCTCCAGAACTACTAAACTACATCTCCAAGCAGACCAGCCGTGGCTCTGGTAATGTGGTACAGTATGAAGTTGAGTTCCACAAACGAATAGCGATGTCGTTCTCATCTTTTATCCTCACCATTATCGGTCTCTCCCTCTCTTCACGTAAGAGGAAAGGTGGAATGGGACTCTATCTTGGAATCGGTTTAGCATTGAGTTTCGGCTATATCATGCTCCAGACCGTTTCAGCAACCTTTGCTATTAAGGATGACACACCGCCTATATTGGCAGCGTGGATACCAAATATCATTTTTGCTATCATCGCCTACTTCTGCTATAGACATGCACCAAGTTAA
- the nudC gene encoding NAD(+) diphosphatase — translation MKNYWFVFCKTDIMLEKVGKDYTIPLSEEAPVTLHPWTHVLNVTPMEDGTEVKAVMIDQPITDNPLYEMCGLRPSFYHLSKELYLKAGKCHELLYWDNNTKFCGVCGAPMKMHTDISKRCTNCGKEVWPQLATAVIVLVHRGNEVLLVHARNFKTDFYGLVAGFVETGETLEEAVHREVEEETGIKIKNIRYFGSQPWPYPCGLMVGFNADYDGGDIHLQQSELSKGAWFTKDNLPTIPEPLSIARMILDDWINKTSI, via the coding sequence ATGAAGAATTACTGGTTTGTTTTCTGTAAGACAGATATCATGCTTGAGAAAGTGGGTAAAGACTATACCATTCCACTTTCTGAAGAAGCTCCAGTAACACTACATCCTTGGACACATGTGCTGAATGTCACTCCTATGGAGGATGGTACAGAAGTGAAGGCGGTCATGATAGACCAACCAATTACAGACAATCCTCTGTATGAGATGTGTGGCTTACGTCCATCTTTCTACCACCTTTCCAAAGAACTTTATCTCAAGGCTGGTAAGTGTCATGAATTACTTTACTGGGATAATAACACTAAGTTCTGTGGCGTTTGTGGTGCACCAATGAAGATGCACACCGATATATCTAAGCGTTGTACGAATTGTGGAAAAGAAGTATGGCCACAATTGGCAACAGCAGTCATCGTTCTTGTACACCGAGGCAACGAAGTACTTTTGGTACATGCTCGTAACTTCAAGACCGACTTCTATGGACTTGTAGCAGGCTTTGTTGAGACTGGTGAAACACTCGAAGAAGCTGTACATCGTGAGGTTGAAGAAGAAACAGGAATCAAGATAAAGAACATTCGATACTTTGGTTCACAACCTTGGCCCTATCCTTGTGGTCTGATGGTAGGCTTTAATGCCGATTATGACGGTGGAGACATTCATCTACAACAAAGCGAACTATCCAAAGGAGCCTGGTTTACAAAGGACAACCTACCAACCATTCCTGAGCCTTTATCAATAGCGAGAATGATTCTTGATGATTGGATAAACAAAACATCAATATAA